In the genome of Candidatus Nitrosotenuis sp. DW1, one region contains:
- a CDS encoding N-acetylneuraminate synthase family protein: protein MLDSSQVFVIAEAGSNWKAGSYNEDIRRAKKLISVASECGADAVKFQTFRTNTVYVQNAGNSDYLEKSGIKKSINKIFENAEMPYEMLQELSEYCERKNIQFMSTPFSVADAKAINDYVKIHKVASYEINHVRLLEYLAKTKKPIILSTGASTYDEIDFAINLLKKHHVKQYALLQCTAKYPTPLESLNLLTIPEMRQKYDIHIGLSDHSLDPIVGPITAVGLGARIIEKHFTLDKSLPGPDHKFALTPAELKKMIEAIRSAEKTLGDSKKQILKIEVELRDFAVRRIQAIKDIKKGEKFIEGQNIDVLRPGNRTKGADARFLTKISGKKAIRSIKIGEGVKMKDCLYR, encoded by the coding sequence ATGTTAGATTCATCACAAGTTTTTGTAATTGCAGAGGCTGGATCCAATTGGAAAGCAGGATCATACAATGAAGATATCAGAAGGGCAAAAAAACTTATCAGTGTTGCCTCAGAATGTGGTGCAGACGCGGTAAAGTTCCAAACATTTAGAACAAATACAGTTTATGTCCAGAATGCTGGTAATTCTGATTATCTTGAAAAATCTGGAATTAAAAAAAGTATAAACAAAATATTTGAAAATGCGGAAATGCCATATGAAATGCTTCAAGAGTTGTCAGAATATTGTGAAAGAAAAAATATCCAGTTTATGTCTACTCCCTTTTCTGTTGCAGACGCAAAAGCTATCAACGATTACGTAAAGATTCACAAAGTGGCATCATATGAGATAAACCATGTTCGACTGTTGGAATATCTGGCAAAAACAAAAAAACCGATAATTTTATCCACAGGGGCAAGTACTTATGACGAAATTGACTTTGCAATTAATCTTCTAAAAAAACACCATGTAAAACAATACGCATTACTTCAATGTACAGCAAAATACCCTACACCACTTGAATCGTTGAATTTGCTCACCATACCAGAAATGAGGCAGAAATATGATATTCATATAGGACTTTCAGATCATAGTCTTGATCCCATTGTTGGCCCTATCACAGCAGTGGGATTAGGGGCAAGAATTATCGAAAAACACTTTACGCTTGATAAAAGTCTACCAGGACCAGATCACAAATTTGCATTGACACCTGCAGAATTGAAAAAAATGATTGAGGCTATAAGATCGGCAGAAAAAACATTGGGAGACAGTAAAAAACAAATATTGAAAATAGAAGTCGAATTAAGAGACTTTGCTGTAAGAAGAATACAAGCCATCAAAGACATAAAAAAAGGTGAAAAATTCATAGAAGGACAAAATATTGATGTGCTACGTCCAGGCAACAGAACCAAAGGTGCCGATGCCAGATTTTTAACAAAAATCAGTGGCAAGAAAGCCATCAGATCCATAAAGATTGGAGAAGGTGTAAAAATGAAAGATTGTCTTTACAGATGA
- a CDS encoding PIG-L deacetylase family protein, which produces MKVLVIAAHPDDEVLGMGGTIKKYTKNKHQVKIVIMATGIFARRSQNYKNSTTYAFDKKTTKTMEDKLADLRRDSKKSAKIMGVNDIEFMDFPDNEMDTVSNLEVTKKIESVIEHFQPTIVFTHSQYDVNVDHRVLYNATITATRPTSSCSIEKVISFEVPSSTEWYFPSQFSPNMFVNIDKELETKIKALMAYKNEIRDFPHPRSTEAISVIAKRWGTVSGFPAAEAFCLVRQINNDVL; this is translated from the coding sequence ATGAAAGTCTTAGTTATCGCAGCTCATCCAGATGATGAAGTATTGGGAATGGGTGGCACGATTAAAAAATACACGAAGAACAAGCATCAAGTAAAAATCGTAATAATGGCAACAGGAATTTTTGCTCGTCGCTCACAAAACTATAAAAATTCTACAACATATGCTTTTGACAAAAAAACAACAAAAACCATGGAAGATAAATTAGCCGATCTGAGAAGAGATTCTAAAAAATCCGCAAAAATAATGGGCGTAAACGATATTGAATTCATGGATTTTCCAGATAATGAAATGGATACAGTTTCAAATTTAGAAGTAACAAAAAAAATTGAATCTGTTATAGAACATTTCCAGCCAACAATTGTATTTACGCATTCCCAATACGATGTTAATGTGGATCACCGAGTTCTGTATAATGCAACTATTACTGCAACTAGGCCAACGTCAAGCTGTTCGATAGAAAAAGTTATCTCATTTGAGGTACCATCATCCACTGAATGGTACTTTCCATCACAATTTTCTCCAAATATGTTTGTCAATATAGATAAGGAACTTGAAACCAAAATTAAGGCATTAATGGCTTACAAAAATGAAATAAGGGATTTTCCTCACCCTAGGTCTACTGAAGCAATAAGCGTGATTGCCAAGAGGTGGGGAACCGTTTCAGGTTTTCCCGCCGCCGAAGCTTTTTGCTTGGTCAGACAAATCAATAATGATGTACTATGA
- a CDS encoding formyltransferase family protein, translating into MVYLFCAYREYAIEIYNKLSQHYDVILLTNPNKLTYNYVKKINPKLIFFPDWSWIVPDEIIDNFKCICFHESNLPKFRGGSPIQNQIIRGIEKTKSTAFIMTKKLDEGEILLQKDLLLKGSLQDIFDRMIRNDYEIIVKIIKGQYRSRKQSGKPSLYKRRKPEESELKHLDYPKNIYMILLECCRIHTQMLSCV; encoded by the coding sequence ATGGTCTACTTGTTTTGCGCATATCGAGAATATGCCATTGAAATTTACAATAAACTATCTCAACATTATGATGTGATTCTTCTAACCAATCCAAACAAATTGACTTATAACTATGTAAAAAAAATTAACCCAAAATTAATTTTCTTTCCTGATTGGTCTTGGATTGTTCCAGATGAAATAATTGATAATTTCAAGTGTATTTGTTTTCATGAATCAAATCTACCTAAATTCCGTGGAGGAAGTCCAATTCAAAATCAAATTATTAGAGGTATAGAAAAGACCAAATCTACCGCTTTTATCATGACGAAAAAACTTGACGAGGGGGAGATTCTTTTACAAAAAGATCTATTGCTGAAAGGTTCATTGCAAGATATTTTTGATAGGATGATAAGAAATGATTATGAGATAATTGTAAAAATAATCAAAGGGCAATATAGATCAAGGAAACAATCTGGAAAACCTAGTCTCTATAAAAGAAGAAAGCCAGAAGAGAGTGAATTAAAGCACCTGGATTACCCAAAAAATATTTATATGATTTTATTAGAATGCTGTCGGATCCATACCCAAATGCTTTCTTGCGTATAG
- a CDS encoding GNAT family N-acetyltransferase: MIEGKLVKLRALEEDDLSTLREWRNKQHVRKTTREFRLLDMINQKKWFESMHNNYPPREIMFGVLNKKNRLIGVTGLTYIDWKNRHAEVSIYLSSENWQKTSEGQDTLDLIIGYGFGELNLHRLWAEIFSLAKENIELFEKMKFVKEGTSREKLWRSGKWWNSFLYSKLSTEYTNEKKN; this comes from the coding sequence ATGATAGAAGGAAAACTCGTTAAATTACGTGCACTTGAGGAAGATGATTTAAGTACCCTTAGGGAATGGCGCAATAAACAGCATGTAAGGAAGACTACAAGAGAATTCAGATTGTTAGACATGATCAATCAAAAAAAATGGTTTGAGTCAATGCACAATAACTACCCACCTCGTGAAATCATGTTTGGGGTTTTAAATAAAAAAAATAGGCTAATTGGGGTAACCGGACTAACATACATTGATTGGAAGAATCGACATGCAGAAGTTTCCATTTATTTATCATCGGAAAATTGGCAAAAAACAAGCGAGGGACAAGATACACTTGATCTAATTATTGGGTATGGATTTGGGGAATTGAATTTACATAGATTGTGGGCGGAGATATTTTCACTTGCAAAAGAAAATATAGAATTATTTGAAAAGATGAAGTTTGTCAAGGAAGGTACATCAAGAGAAAAGCTTTGGAGAAGCGGTAAATGGTGGAATTCATTTCTTTATTCAAAACTAAGTACCGAATACACAAATGAAAAGAAAAATTAA
- a CDS encoding DegT/DnrJ/EryC1/StrS family aminotransferase, translating into MKRKIKLFDPVVTGKEILYIKDILKSGFWASGAGIGYVLDFEKKFQKYIGSKECIAVNSGTAALHLALSTMNLENQEVIIPSLSFVSTAHAVLYNKAKPIFVDVDPKTLCLDITEVEKKITKKTKAILPVHFAGIPANLAHLTKLARDSKISLIEDAAHACGAEFGGKKIGSHGNMVCFSFHPVKNLAMPSGGLVAINQSNSKEVKKTLASKRWCGITERKGTFYNIKKIGWNFYMNEFSAAIGLAQLEKLDSTNAQRQKIAKRYHQEINLERKMPFDKNSCYHFYWILVKNRDQFRKNMADIGIETGTHYTPIHQFSMYRGSDKLPITESISKSIVSLPTHPNLSENDVDYVIKSINEIV; encoded by the coding sequence ATGAAAAGAAAAATTAAGTTATTCGATCCTGTCGTAACAGGAAAAGAAATACTTTACATAAAAGATATTTTGAAAAGCGGTTTTTGGGCATCAGGTGCAGGAATTGGTTATGTTTTAGATTTTGAAAAAAAATTTCAAAAATACATAGGATCTAAGGAATGTATAGCAGTAAACAGCGGAACTGCAGCATTACATTTAGCTCTCTCGACTATGAATTTAGAAAATCAAGAAGTCATTATTCCTTCATTATCTTTTGTTAGTACTGCACATGCTGTTCTATACAATAAGGCTAAGCCTATTTTTGTAGATGTAGATCCGAAAACATTATGCTTAGACATTACCGAAGTGGAAAAAAAAATAACCAAGAAGACCAAAGCAATACTACCTGTTCACTTTGCAGGGATACCTGCCAATCTTGCTCATCTCACAAAGTTAGCGAGAGATTCAAAAATTAGCTTGATAGAGGATGCAGCTCATGCTTGTGGAGCAGAATTCGGCGGTAAAAAAATTGGCAGTCATGGTAACATGGTTTGTTTTAGTTTTCATCCAGTTAAAAATCTGGCAATGCCATCGGGTGGGCTTGTAGCTATAAATCAATCAAATTCCAAAGAGGTTAAAAAAACTCTTGCTTCCAAAAGATGGTGTGGGATTACTGAAAGAAAGGGAACCTTTTACAACATTAAAAAGATCGGCTGGAATTTTTATATGAATGAGTTTTCAGCTGCGATTGGCCTAGCACAGCTTGAAAAGCTTGACTCAACAAATGCTCAACGACAGAAGATTGCCAAAAGATATCATCAGGAGATTAATCTTGAAAGAAAAATGCCTTTTGATAAAAATTCATGTTATCATTTTTACTGGATTCTTGTGAAGAACAGAGATCAGTTTAGGAAGAACATGGCAGATATTGGAATAGAGACAGGGACACATTATACGCCGATTCACCAATTTTCAATGTACAGAGGTAGTGATAAATTGCCAATAACAGAAAGTATTTCCAAGTCAATAGTGTCCTTACCAACACATCCTAATTTGTCAGAAAACGATGTTGATTATGTTATTAAATCAATTAACGAGATTGTTTAG
- a CDS encoding GNAT family N-acetyltransferase: protein MKFHNDLVIGKRINFRKVVDTDLKILTEWRNSKGIREYNNQFVLLNAFQQKKWFDQINTKKSDRVMFMVTNKKNKPIGVCGLIHIDRINKNADVAIILGDQKLHGKGLGSEILEWLIEYGFNQLGLHRIGAEIFSYNRISSRLFEKLAFIHEITLREALWRNGKWWDIYLYSLLKT from the coding sequence ATGAAGTTTCATAATGATTTAGTTATTGGTAAAAGAATAAACTTTAGAAAAGTAGTCGACACGGATTTGAAGATACTTACGGAGTGGAGAAATTCGAAAGGAATACGTGAATACAATAATCAATTCGTTCTCCTTAATGCGTTTCAACAAAAAAAATGGTTTGATCAGATTAATACAAAAAAATCTGATCGAGTTATGTTCATGGTCACAAATAAAAAAAACAAACCCATTGGGGTTTGCGGTCTAATTCACATAGACCGAATTAATAAGAATGCAGATGTCGCGATCATTTTAGGAGACCAAAAACTGCATGGTAAAGGTCTAGGCTCAGAGATTTTGGAGTGGTTGATAGAGTATGGATTTAATCAACTTGGGTTACATCGTATTGGCGCTGAAATTTTTTCGTATAACAGGATCTCATCTAGGCTATTTGAGAAATTAGCATTCATACATGAGATTACCTTAAGAGAGGCTCTTTGGAGAAATGGTAAATGGTGGGATATTTACCTATATTCATTATTAAAAACCTGA
- a CDS encoding cytidylyltransferase domain-containing protein, with the protein MIGCIVQARMGSTRLPGKVMLSVADNNPVIFYVIKQLKESELCDKLVVATTCLKEDDEIVEFVKNSGIAFFRGSTEDCLDRYYECAKKFGFSTIVRITCDNPLIDPTLIDDAIKLFNLEKYDYVTNCKPRTFPQGTEVEVFSFNALQIAWNEAKKPSEREHVTPYFYNNPDKFKIFNITNYKNISNLRWTVDRKEDLDFVKAVISKIKKSPILMTDILQLLEREPDLTKINNNYIMDEGYTKSLENDKKS; encoded by the coding sequence GTGATAGGCTGCATCGTACAAGCAAGAATGGGTTCAACAAGACTACCAGGCAAAGTAATGTTGTCAGTGGCTGATAACAATCCCGTGATTTTCTACGTCATCAAACAACTCAAGGAAAGTGAACTCTGTGACAAGTTAGTTGTAGCTACTACATGTTTGAAAGAAGATGATGAGATCGTTGAATTTGTAAAGAACAGCGGAATTGCCTTTTTTAGAGGTAGTACAGAAGATTGCCTCGATAGATATTATGAGTGTGCCAAAAAATTTGGCTTTTCAACAATAGTCAGAATAACATGCGACAATCCGCTCATTGATCCTACATTAATAGATGACGCCATTAAATTATTTAATTTAGAAAAGTATGATTATGTAACAAATTGCAAACCACGGACATTCCCCCAAGGAACAGAAGTTGAAGTTTTTTCATTTAACGCACTTCAAATCGCATGGAATGAGGCTAAAAAACCTTCAGAGAGGGAACATGTCACTCCATATTTTTACAATAATCCAGATAAATTTAAAATATTTAATATTACAAATTACAAGAATATTTCCAATTTGAGGTGGACGGTAGATAGAAAAGAGGATCTTGATTTTGTAAAAGCTGTCATATCGAAGATAAAAAAATCGCCCATTTTGATGACAGATATCTTACAGTTGCTGGAAAGAGAGCCAGATTTAACGAAAATAAACAACAACTACATTATGGATGAGGGCTACACTAAATCACTAGAAAACGACAAAAAGTCGTAG
- a CDS encoding WxcM-like domain-containing protein, with amino-acid sequence MSKESFSVTKLEKHDTKSTVDKHINGSLTLVWRDWDNIIKNHPKMVYVTSVLPGEIKGPHLHTKRSSYFTCVHGKVVFVIKDNMGKYHEIISDANEPNLIYVPKNVFSAHMNLVKETSRILTLADIAWRPNDEEMKDGNFTDYDWLKWK; translated from the coding sequence TTGAGCAAAGAATCATTTTCTGTCACAAAACTTGAAAAACATGACACCAAAAGCACTGTAGACAAGCATATCAATGGTTCATTAACATTAGTGTGGCGAGACTGGGACAATATCATTAAAAATCATCCAAAAATGGTATATGTGACATCTGTATTACCTGGTGAAATTAAAGGACCACATCTACACACTAAACGTTCAAGCTATTTTACGTGCGTTCATGGCAAAGTTGTTTTTGTAATCAAAGACAATATGGGTAAATATCATGAGATCATATCTGATGCAAATGAGCCAAATCTGATCTATGTGCCAAAAAATGTATTTTCAGCACACATGAATCTTGTAAAAGAAACATCAAGAATCCTTACTTTAGCCGATATTGCTTGGAGACCGAATGATGAAGAAATGAAAGATGGTAATTTCACCGACTATGATTGGTTAAAATGGAAATAA